In Hydractinia symbiolongicarpus strain clone_291-10 chromosome 13, HSymV2.1, whole genome shotgun sequence, a single genomic region encodes these proteins:
- the LOC130624263 gene encoding GATOR complex protein DEPDC5-like isoform X2: MSVLKQNLWKLVVHQKTFSNDNVIIHKECPDLKVGDIIEVYHPDEHYSRLLVEIRTLNSATSTQQKGSVSIETSLATSFQLRQFNDVIVNKVNTNDVTLDMLELVFKDHFVTRSDCWRLHQSLIGSCVYYCNKVTFVNMRVHVNEMWMKGDKVACGVVGDSTKIVYRSKSAKFHIFVQMSSEMWDFDYFGDLYFEKAIMGFLQDLFNKWKVKGLDCNHQVVIVLFSRTYYDVNSIDEFSKEMQREVSCSRDGRFYQDFYKIIRQSEKQDNLQNVILDLKRSFHGYPHYVGCQQPLTDDRKDKVSPKGLGRNSRASEGNLLEAINLSLTVFEKHYIDCNLEETNCTTLIITPSTGVFEVDEELTILTRNRLIENGVGIDLVCLAERPLHAVPLLKFFPSKDSPQRMTMYNVPQWINLSYYSKTQASTSVFVPRMQVPPQPPLKEIYLQCSAANNITDADYEAFDANVFDYSKPKSKSLTPHLSTRQTTLLEYASVQSSPEVSKSVSNPVLKKMSLQENGNIHQLIRSLSDDPGRMAIHGSFEDLKFTMGSDKEDNSKLSSEHLQTQMSEQSVVKNLTLNPFKPQSMAVAITLFKYRWLHLFPMGMKGKKMQSQTKSSVLDVVDAPRKAFTTSESDVDSHESDIGAVSNNNSLSNGVDSVSSSVSNEKENIKSKRKLAVEEIDWISNVTQGVDWKSLCMPACLPLTLNYFPDETSLRSVYFEYHYTMVIEDLPDIELEIQKEVGRFDRSFLPPDKKFLEMLSQRIAQGFQVVTNPDIVRILKLENSALQSMKFDPKKDYVLSMGLTIHHLKLVDTEVHVTRYSLHEPVTAKPFLYRYNVWPHNCLQYSVAATEFQYEAAVKYNWNNLDRYICETEKDFSQLNEHMKYWRTRFLLLPVRSTPFAPREVDGMLQIEGFLRFLEGMNKIKRGTQNRQLFFSRAATVSRKVSTDKSKSERVSSITPEKSDRKELRVSNDKRTSPMPIDNHDTSRDADTSLTRTPSTPLSGVPDDMPPEHSLSITSPLQDIVQAMLNPKYGLYFLPKQDNLCNNTFISAEAVAWMIKSIDGCHGKHDAVSLGQRLLQGKFIMHASESLWQNFIDGFYLYYIKEEKKDEDVEKRRFWFARKTEEELLTSYNIQWLEVAVWRDDNEDQTACFLLDELPTPDFVYAKNQRYQTANKEKSVPLFKSMEYNLDADSKSARSEWCVISYHGNYHPNKCAYAIEMDWMVATGSIIAELGILQNFTKQNHGRLSVNDII, translated from the exons ATGTCTGTTCTAAAACAAAATCTATGGAAATTGGTTGTTCATCAAAAGACTTTTAGCAATGACAATGTTATCATTCATAAAGAATGCCCTGACTTGAAAGTTGGAGATATTATCGAAGTATATCACCCAGATGAACATTATAGCAGATTATTAGTGGAAATACGCACTCTCAATTCTGCTACGTCAACACAGCAAAAgg GTTCGGTTAGTATTGAAACGTCCTTAGCAACTTCTTTTCAGTTACGACAATTCAATGATGTCATTGTCAACAAGGTTAACACAAATGATGTGACACTTGATATGTTAGAGCTTGTGTTTAAGGATCACTTTGTTACACGCAGTGATTGCTGGAGACTTCATCAGTCATTGATTGGATCGTGTGTTTATTATTGTAATAAAGTTACATTTGTTAATATGCGAGTGCACGTCAATGAGATGTGGATGAAGGGTGACAAAGTTGCATGCGGAGTCGTAGGTGATTCAACAAAG ATTGTGTATCGTTCCAAAAGTGCAAAATTCCATATATTTGTCCAAATGAGTTCGGAAATGTGGGATTTTGATTATTTTGGTGACTTGTATTTTGAGAAGGCCATCATGGGATTTCTTCAAGATTTGTTTAATAAATGGAAAGTGAAGGGGTTGGATTGTAACCATcaagttgttattgttttgttttcacgAACATACTATGATGTCAATTCGATTG ATGAATTTTCAAAGGAAATGCAGAGGGAAGTCTCCTGTAGTCGTGATGGTCGATTTTACCaagatttttacaaaattattcgCCAGTCAGAAAAACAAGATAACTTGCAGAACGTCATTCTTGATCTTAAACGCTCGTTTCACGGTTACCCACATTATGTTGGTTGTCAACAACCTCTCACAGATGACAGAAAGGATAAAGTGAGTCCTAAAGGACTTGGAAGAAATTCTAGAGCATCCGAAGGAAATTTATTGGAAGCTATAAATCTATCTCTCACTG TCTTTGAGAAACATTACATTGATTGCAATCTTGAGGAAACTAATTGCACAACATTAATCATCACACCAAGTACAGGTGTGTTTGAAGTTGATGAAGAGTTGACCATACTAACACGCAACAGACTGATAGAAAATG gtGTGGGTATTGATTTGGTCTGTCTGGCAGAGCGTCCACTTCATGCAGTTCCACTATTAAAGTTTTTTCCTTCAAAAGATAGCCCTCAGCGGATGACTATGTACAATGTACCACAATGGATTAACTTAAGTTATTACTCAAAGACACAGGCAAGCACTTCTGTGTTTGTTCCTCGCATGCAAGTACCACCTCAACCACCTCTAAAAGAAATAT ATTTGCAATGCAGTGCTGCTAATAACATTACCGATGCTGATTATGAAGCTTTTGATGCGAATGTGTTTGACTATTCCAAACCAAAGTCGAAAAGCCTTACACCGCATTTATCCACTCGTCAAACTACTTTACTAGAGTATGCAAGTGTTCAATCATCTCCAGAAGTTTCAAAGAGTGTTAGTAATCCAGTTTTGAAAAAGATGTCACTCCAAGAAAATGGTAATATCCATCAGTTGATTCGAAGCTTGAGTGATGATCCAGGGCGTATGGCAATTCATGGCTCTTTTGAGG acctAAAGTTCACAATGGGAAGTGACAAAGAAGATAATTCAAAGTTGAGCTCTGAACATTTACAAACACAAATGTCCGAACAGTCGGTGGTGAAGAACTTAACACTGAATCCTTTTAAACCACAATCGATGGCAGTTGCGATAACCTTGTTCAAATATAGATGGCTTCACCTCTTCCCAATGGGGATGAAAGGGAAAAAAATGCAATCTCAAACCAAA agcTCAGTTCTTGATGTTGTAGATGCTCCCAGAAAAGCTTTCACAACATCAGAAAGTGATGTCGATAGTCACGAATCAGACATTGGTGCAGTCAGCAATAACAATTCACTTAGTAATGGCGTTGACAGTGTGTCAAGCAGTGTATCAAATGAAAAAG agAACattaaaagcaaaagaaaacTGGCTGTGGAAGAAATAGATTGGATATCAAACGTGACTCAAGGTGTTGACTGGAAATCTCTATGCATGCCTGCATGTTTGCCTCTCACTTTAAATTACTTTCCAGATGAAACTAGTCTGAGAAGTGTTTATTTTGAGTACCACTACACAATGGTGATTGAAGACCTTCCTGATATTGAACTGGAAATCCAAAAAGAAGTTGGAAGATTTGACCGAAGTTTTTTGCCTCCCGATAAGAAATTTTTAGAGATGCTTTCACAAAGAATTGCACAG ggcTTTCAAGTTGTTACTAATCCTGACATTGTTCGCATCTTGAAGCTTGAAAATAGTGCATTGCAGTCCATGAAATTTGATCCAAAGAAAGATTATGTTCTTAGTATGGGGTTGACGATACATCACTTGAAATTGGTTGACACAGAAGTGCATGTGACTCGTTATTCATTGCATGAACCTGTGACAGCTAAACCGTTCTTATATAG GTACAACGTTTGGCCACATAATTGTTTGCAATATTCAGTTGCTGCAACAGAATTTCAATACGAAGCTGCAGTTAAATACAATTGGAACAATCTAGATCGTTACATTTGTGAAACCGAGAAAGATTTTAGTCAACTAAATGAA catATGAAATATTGGCGTACTCGATTTTTGTTGTTACCAGTTCGATCCACACCATTTGCTCCACGAGAAGTTGATGGTATGTTGCAAATAGAAGGATTTCTTCGTTTTTTGGAAGGAATGAACAAGATAAAAAGAGGGACACAGAACAGACAGTTGTTCTTCAGTAGG GCAGCTACAGTTAGCAGAAAGGTTTCAACAGATAAAAGCAAATCGGAAAGAGTTTCGTCCATTACACCAGAAAAATCTGATCGAAAAGAATTACGTGTCAGCAATGATAAACGAACTTCTCCTATGCCAATTGACAACCATGATACATCACGAGATGCTGATACCAG CTTGACTCGAACACCTTCCACACCATTATCCGGTGTTCCAGATGACATGCCACCCGAACACAGCTTGTCCATCACTTCACCCTTACAAGATATCGTGCAAGCAATGCTTAATCCaaa ATATGGTTTGTACTTCCTTCCCAAGCAAGATAATTTATGCAACAATACATTTATATCAGCCGAAGCTGTAGCCTGGATGATCAAAAGCATAGATGGTTGCCATGGCAAACACGATGCTGTTAGTCTAGGACAG CGTTTGCTCCAAGGAAAGTTCATCATGCATGCATCGGAAAGTTTATGGCAAAATTTCATTGATGGATTTTATCTGTACTACATCAAAGAAGAGAAGAAAGATG aggATGTTGAGAAACGACGATTTTGGTTTGCTCGTAAAACAGAAGAAGAACTACTCACATCTTACAACATCCAGTGGCTTGAGGTTGCTGTGTGGAGAGATGATAATGAAGATCAAACAGCCTGCTTCTTGTTGGACGAGCTACCGACACCTGATTTCGTCTACGCAAAGAATCAGAGATATCAAACAGCCAACAAAG AGAAGTCTGTCCCTCTATTCAAATCAATGGAGTACAACTTGGACGCTGACAGCAAAAGTGCGCGCTCTGAATGGTGTGTTATCAGTTATCATGGTAACTATCACCCAAACAAATGTGCGTATGCAATTGAAATGGATTGGATGGTTGCAACTGGTAGTATCATAGCTGAGTTG GGTATTCTACagaattttacaaaacaaaatcatGGCAGGCTCTCAGTGAACGATATTATATGA
- the LOC130624263 gene encoding GATOR complex protein DEPDC5-like isoform X1 yields MSVLKQNLWKLVVHQKTFSNDNVIIHKECPDLKVGDIIEVYHPDEHYSRLLVEIRTLNSATSTQQKGSVSIETSLATSFQLRQFNDVIVNKVNTNDVTLDMLELVFKDHFVTRSDCWRLHQSLIGSCVYYCNKVTFVNMRVHVNEMWMKGDKVACGVVGDSTKIVYRSKSAKFHIFVQMSSEMWDFDYFGDLYFEKAIMGFLQDLFNKWKVKGLDCNHQVVIVLFSRTYYDVNSIDEFSKEMQREVSCSRDGRFYQDFYKIIRQSEKQDNLQNVILDLKRSFHGYPHYVGCQQPLTDDRKDKVSPKGLGRNSRASEGNLLEAINLSLTVFEKHYIDCNLEETNCTTLIITPSTGVFEVDEELTILTRNRLIENGVGIDLVCLAERPLHAVPLLKFFPSKDSPQRMTMYNVPQWINLSYYSKTQASTSVFVPRMQVPPQPPLKEIYLQCSAANNITDADYEAFDANVFDYSKPKSKSLTPHLSTRQTTLLEYASVQSSPEVSKSVSNPVLKKMSLQENGNIHQLIRSLSDDPGRMAIHGSFEDLKFTMGSDKEDNSKLSSEHLQTQMSEQSVVKNLTLNPFKPQSMAVAITLFKYRWLHLFPMGMKGKKMQSQTKSSVLDVVDAPRKAFTTSESDVDSHESDIGAVSNNNSLSNGVDSVSSSVSNEKENIKSKRKLAVEEIDWISNVTQGVDWKSLCMPACLPLTLNYFPDETSLRSVYFEYHYTMVIEDLPDIELEIQKEVGRFDRSFLPPDKKFLEMLSQRIAQGFQVVTNPDIVRILKLENSALQSMKFDPKKDYVLSMGLTIHHLKLVDTEVHVTRYSLHEPVTAKPFLYRYNVWPHNCLQYSVAATEFQYEAAVKYNWNNLDRYICETEKDFSQLNEHMKYWRTRFLLLPVRSTPFAPREVDGMLQIEGFLRFLEGMNKIKRGTQNRQLFFSRAATVSRKVSTDKSKSERVSSITPEKSDRKELRVSNDKRTSPMPIDNHDTSRDADTSLTRTPSTPLSGVPDDMPPEHSLSITSPLQDIVQAMLNPKYGLYFLPKQDNLCNNTFISAEAVAWMIKSIDGCHGKHDAVSLGQRLLQGKFIMHASESLWQNFIDGFYLYYIKEEKKDEDVEKRRFWFARKTEEELLTSYNIQWLEVAVWRDDNEDQTACFLLDELPTPDFVYAKNQRYQTANKEKSVPLFKSMEYNLDADSKSARSEWCVISYHGNYHPNKCAYAIEMDWMVATGSIIAELVQKWSHKATSCGVHIVPAPMCAFPGSSIRCNRNPFRKSPFIHLNVDSLLKEGQLNLFEEFDPKTWSRRMFLFQEAILQKFDFLRDIPQTAPESPLHPGGRARHYQYIHASGSILMKVNDAVFGKDSLSPTFDENDIKESPFRKNRRPSKKPFEAQKNQLHIDEEYKDVHGFFWVYNYALSKKWRTNVTGDVAAAKKYVATFSDFCANRDDQLLQFWNEARTHTTRHHGSDTPGTL; encoded by the exons ATGTCTGTTCTAAAACAAAATCTATGGAAATTGGTTGTTCATCAAAAGACTTTTAGCAATGACAATGTTATCATTCATAAAGAATGCCCTGACTTGAAAGTTGGAGATATTATCGAAGTATATCACCCAGATGAACATTATAGCAGATTATTAGTGGAAATACGCACTCTCAATTCTGCTACGTCAACACAGCAAAAgg GTTCGGTTAGTATTGAAACGTCCTTAGCAACTTCTTTTCAGTTACGACAATTCAATGATGTCATTGTCAACAAGGTTAACACAAATGATGTGACACTTGATATGTTAGAGCTTGTGTTTAAGGATCACTTTGTTACACGCAGTGATTGCTGGAGACTTCATCAGTCATTGATTGGATCGTGTGTTTATTATTGTAATAAAGTTACATTTGTTAATATGCGAGTGCACGTCAATGAGATGTGGATGAAGGGTGACAAAGTTGCATGCGGAGTCGTAGGTGATTCAACAAAG ATTGTGTATCGTTCCAAAAGTGCAAAATTCCATATATTTGTCCAAATGAGTTCGGAAATGTGGGATTTTGATTATTTTGGTGACTTGTATTTTGAGAAGGCCATCATGGGATTTCTTCAAGATTTGTTTAATAAATGGAAAGTGAAGGGGTTGGATTGTAACCATcaagttgttattgttttgttttcacgAACATACTATGATGTCAATTCGATTG ATGAATTTTCAAAGGAAATGCAGAGGGAAGTCTCCTGTAGTCGTGATGGTCGATTTTACCaagatttttacaaaattattcgCCAGTCAGAAAAACAAGATAACTTGCAGAACGTCATTCTTGATCTTAAACGCTCGTTTCACGGTTACCCACATTATGTTGGTTGTCAACAACCTCTCACAGATGACAGAAAGGATAAAGTGAGTCCTAAAGGACTTGGAAGAAATTCTAGAGCATCCGAAGGAAATTTATTGGAAGCTATAAATCTATCTCTCACTG TCTTTGAGAAACATTACATTGATTGCAATCTTGAGGAAACTAATTGCACAACATTAATCATCACACCAAGTACAGGTGTGTTTGAAGTTGATGAAGAGTTGACCATACTAACACGCAACAGACTGATAGAAAATG gtGTGGGTATTGATTTGGTCTGTCTGGCAGAGCGTCCACTTCATGCAGTTCCACTATTAAAGTTTTTTCCTTCAAAAGATAGCCCTCAGCGGATGACTATGTACAATGTACCACAATGGATTAACTTAAGTTATTACTCAAAGACACAGGCAAGCACTTCTGTGTTTGTTCCTCGCATGCAAGTACCACCTCAACCACCTCTAAAAGAAATAT ATTTGCAATGCAGTGCTGCTAATAACATTACCGATGCTGATTATGAAGCTTTTGATGCGAATGTGTTTGACTATTCCAAACCAAAGTCGAAAAGCCTTACACCGCATTTATCCACTCGTCAAACTACTTTACTAGAGTATGCAAGTGTTCAATCATCTCCAGAAGTTTCAAAGAGTGTTAGTAATCCAGTTTTGAAAAAGATGTCACTCCAAGAAAATGGTAATATCCATCAGTTGATTCGAAGCTTGAGTGATGATCCAGGGCGTATGGCAATTCATGGCTCTTTTGAGG acctAAAGTTCACAATGGGAAGTGACAAAGAAGATAATTCAAAGTTGAGCTCTGAACATTTACAAACACAAATGTCCGAACAGTCGGTGGTGAAGAACTTAACACTGAATCCTTTTAAACCACAATCGATGGCAGTTGCGATAACCTTGTTCAAATATAGATGGCTTCACCTCTTCCCAATGGGGATGAAAGGGAAAAAAATGCAATCTCAAACCAAA agcTCAGTTCTTGATGTTGTAGATGCTCCCAGAAAAGCTTTCACAACATCAGAAAGTGATGTCGATAGTCACGAATCAGACATTGGTGCAGTCAGCAATAACAATTCACTTAGTAATGGCGTTGACAGTGTGTCAAGCAGTGTATCAAATGAAAAAG agAACattaaaagcaaaagaaaacTGGCTGTGGAAGAAATAGATTGGATATCAAACGTGACTCAAGGTGTTGACTGGAAATCTCTATGCATGCCTGCATGTTTGCCTCTCACTTTAAATTACTTTCCAGATGAAACTAGTCTGAGAAGTGTTTATTTTGAGTACCACTACACAATGGTGATTGAAGACCTTCCTGATATTGAACTGGAAATCCAAAAAGAAGTTGGAAGATTTGACCGAAGTTTTTTGCCTCCCGATAAGAAATTTTTAGAGATGCTTTCACAAAGAATTGCACAG ggcTTTCAAGTTGTTACTAATCCTGACATTGTTCGCATCTTGAAGCTTGAAAATAGTGCATTGCAGTCCATGAAATTTGATCCAAAGAAAGATTATGTTCTTAGTATGGGGTTGACGATACATCACTTGAAATTGGTTGACACAGAAGTGCATGTGACTCGTTATTCATTGCATGAACCTGTGACAGCTAAACCGTTCTTATATAG GTACAACGTTTGGCCACATAATTGTTTGCAATATTCAGTTGCTGCAACAGAATTTCAATACGAAGCTGCAGTTAAATACAATTGGAACAATCTAGATCGTTACATTTGTGAAACCGAGAAAGATTTTAGTCAACTAAATGAA catATGAAATATTGGCGTACTCGATTTTTGTTGTTACCAGTTCGATCCACACCATTTGCTCCACGAGAAGTTGATGGTATGTTGCAAATAGAAGGATTTCTTCGTTTTTTGGAAGGAATGAACAAGATAAAAAGAGGGACACAGAACAGACAGTTGTTCTTCAGTAGG GCAGCTACAGTTAGCAGAAAGGTTTCAACAGATAAAAGCAAATCGGAAAGAGTTTCGTCCATTACACCAGAAAAATCTGATCGAAAAGAATTACGTGTCAGCAATGATAAACGAACTTCTCCTATGCCAATTGACAACCATGATACATCACGAGATGCTGATACCAG CTTGACTCGAACACCTTCCACACCATTATCCGGTGTTCCAGATGACATGCCACCCGAACACAGCTTGTCCATCACTTCACCCTTACAAGATATCGTGCAAGCAATGCTTAATCCaaa ATATGGTTTGTACTTCCTTCCCAAGCAAGATAATTTATGCAACAATACATTTATATCAGCCGAAGCTGTAGCCTGGATGATCAAAAGCATAGATGGTTGCCATGGCAAACACGATGCTGTTAGTCTAGGACAG CGTTTGCTCCAAGGAAAGTTCATCATGCATGCATCGGAAAGTTTATGGCAAAATTTCATTGATGGATTTTATCTGTACTACATCAAAGAAGAGAAGAAAGATG aggATGTTGAGAAACGACGATTTTGGTTTGCTCGTAAAACAGAAGAAGAACTACTCACATCTTACAACATCCAGTGGCTTGAGGTTGCTGTGTGGAGAGATGATAATGAAGATCAAACAGCCTGCTTCTTGTTGGACGAGCTACCGACACCTGATTTCGTCTACGCAAAGAATCAGAGATATCAAACAGCCAACAAAG AGAAGTCTGTCCCTCTATTCAAATCAATGGAGTACAACTTGGACGCTGACAGCAAAAGTGCGCGCTCTGAATGGTGTGTTATCAGTTATCATGGTAACTATCACCCAAACAAATGTGCGTATGCAATTGAAATGGATTGGATGGTTGCAACTGGTAGTATCATAGCTGAGTTG GTACAGAAATGGTCACATAAAGCCACATCATGTGGTGTCCACATTGTACCTGCTCCCATGTGTGCTTTTCCTGGTTCCAGTATCCGATGTAATCGGAATCCGTTTCGAAAATCGCCATTTATTCATTTGAATGTTGATAGTTTGTTAAAGGAAGGTCAATTAAACTTATTTGAAG AATTTGATCCTAAAACATGGTCACGAAGGatgtttttatttcaagaaGCTATACTTCAGAA gttTGATTTCTTACGAGACATTCCGCAAACAGCGCCTGAGTCTCCCCTCCACCCAGGGGGTCGTGCCAGACACTATCAATACATTCATGCTTCCGGAAGCATCTTAATGAAAGTTAACGACGCAGTTTTCGGTAAAGATTCGCTCAGTCCGACGTTTGACGAAAACGATATAAAAGAGTCGCCTTTTCGAAAAAATCGTCGGCCGTCGAAGAAACCATTCGAAGCACAAAAAAACCAGTTGCATATTGACGAAGAATATAAAGATGTGCACGGTTTCTTCTGGGTGTATAATTATGCGTTGTCGAAAAAATGGCGGACAAATGTAACAG GTGATGTTGCTGCAGCGAAAAAGTACGTCGCcactttttcagatttttgtgCCAACAGGGACGATCAATTACTTCAATTTTGGAATGAAGCACGAACTCACACTACGAGACATCATGGTAGCGATACACCTGGAACACTTTGA